A genomic region of Psychrobacter sp. M13 contains the following coding sequences:
- a CDS encoding YqiA/YcfP family alpha/beta fold hydrolase yields MMTHSIDSNNSVASGQTLLLFFHGLDSSAETNKFTCIEHQLKYCLTVNYRQGFEKALKVYDELIQQKMLEYPRIVLAGHSLGGWFANHFAHKYNLRILLIAPCINPNVVLFNRAPDANDLPFLTSNKQLTKVMVEVSDEILSVETAKRVLVDLPASWEVVYFTGGHHRIARSKQINESIDILCADNGSL; encoded by the coding sequence ATGATGACGCATTCTATAGATAGTAATAACAGTGTAGCCAGCGGACAAACTTTACTCCTATTTTTCCACGGTCTCGACTCAAGCGCTGAGACCAATAAGTTTACTTGTATTGAGCATCAGCTTAAATACTGCTTAACGGTCAATTACCGCCAAGGCTTCGAAAAGGCGCTAAAAGTGTATGATGAGTTAATCCAGCAGAAGATGCTTGAGTATCCACGGATAGTACTAGCAGGGCATTCGCTTGGGGGCTGGTTTGCCAATCATTTTGCTCATAAATATAATCTGCGAATTTTGTTAATTGCACCCTGTATTAATCCTAACGTTGTATTATTCAACAGAGCGCCCGACGCTAATGACTTACCTTTTCTGACTAGCAATAAACAGCTAACCAAAGTCATGGTTGAAGTAAGTGATGAAATTTTGAGCGTTGAGACAGCAAAAAGAGTACTCGTTGACCTGCCTGCAAGCTGGGAGGTAGTCTACTTTACAGGTGGTCATCATCGTATAGCCCGGTCAAAACAAATTAATGAGTCTATTGATATTTTATGTGCTGATAATGGCTCACTCTAA
- a CDS encoding monovalent cation:proton antiporter-2 (CPA2) family protein translates to MFAAAAAGSPNLMLQATIFLGAALLFVPLGKRFGIATVLGYLITGLILGPSALDVAGDAESLLHFSEFGVVMLLFIIGLELQPSRLWALRRSIFVLGGLQVGVTGAILMAILYKAFSLHLDTAFIVGFGLALSSTAFVLQILTEKQQLSSTHGREAFTILLFQDIAVIPLLAVIPFLSGVREQSYDLIYFAKVFAVFAGLIIASRYIVRPFFKFVASSGATELLTAVALFIVMGVSILMGQIGLSMALGAFLTGVLLADSEYRHELEASIEPFKGLLLGLFFMSVGMLTDVKLIIAQPLFIIGCAVALMLIKFGVIAAIAKLSGNRWPTSIRLGVTLAQGGEFAFVLFSVASAQNVLRPELANMLNLIVTISMALTPVAFLLLEKLGEPFFDKRKPSREYDTIPDHEHPVIIAGFGRVGQIIGRVLRMHNIEFTAIERSANRVDFVRKFGNQVYYGDPKNPEILRAAGINKARIFIIAVDDLERSITTAQYLNRNYPDLIVLARARDRQHYYRLREVGVRHIWRETYLSSLDMSRESLQLLGISPEKARETIQTFRDYDDDLIERQQAIYGDEASMIASAQSAMAELESLFDEDIDKSRKLDLSEFYEALKGQAIPVDDNDNAATDPKP, encoded by the coding sequence ATGTTCGCTGCCGCTGCCGCCGGCTCACCAAACTTAATGCTACAAGCGACTATATTTTTGGGTGCAGCGCTGCTGTTCGTCCCACTGGGTAAGCGCTTCGGTATTGCCACCGTGCTAGGTTATTTGATTACGGGACTTATTCTAGGACCAAGTGCCCTTGATGTTGCAGGCGATGCGGAAAGTTTATTGCATTTTTCTGAATTTGGCGTGGTGATGCTACTGTTCATCATTGGTCTTGAGTTGCAACCTTCACGGCTGTGGGCCTTGCGTCGCTCTATCTTTGTACTCGGCGGCTTACAGGTTGGGGTTACTGGCGCGATCTTAATGGCTATTTTGTATAAAGCTTTCTCCCTACATCTAGATACCGCCTTTATCGTCGGCTTTGGCTTAGCGCTCTCCTCTACTGCATTTGTCCTGCAAATTCTCACTGAAAAACAACAACTATCAAGCACTCACGGCCGCGAAGCCTTTACTATTTTGCTGTTCCAAGATATTGCCGTTATTCCGCTACTTGCGGTTATTCCGTTTTTATCAGGGGTGCGCGAGCAAAGCTATGATCTGATTTATTTTGCTAAAGTCTTTGCCGTATTTGCAGGGCTTATTATTGCCAGTCGTTATATTGTTCGACCGTTTTTTAAGTTTGTGGCCTCAAGCGGTGCGACCGAGTTGTTGACTGCCGTTGCACTATTTATCGTTATGGGCGTGTCTATCTTGATGGGGCAGATCGGTCTATCGATGGCATTAGGCGCGTTTTTGACAGGGGTATTACTCGCGGACTCAGAATATCGTCACGAGTTAGAGGCAAGTATTGAACCCTTTAAGGGGCTGCTATTAGGGCTATTCTTTATGTCCGTTGGTATGCTGACTGATGTCAAACTCATTATCGCCCAGCCGCTGTTTATCATTGGCTGTGCGGTTGCCCTTATGCTGATTAAATTTGGGGTCATTGCTGCTATTGCCAAACTCTCTGGCAATCGCTGGCCGACTAGTATTCGTCTTGGGGTCACTTTAGCCCAAGGTGGTGAATTTGCCTTTGTATTATTTAGTGTAGCATCCGCTCAAAACGTCTTGCGACCTGAGCTGGCCAATATGCTCAACCTCATCGTGACTATTTCTATGGCGCTGACGCCAGTAGCATTTTTATTATTAGAAAAACTTGGCGAGCCATTTTTTGACAAGCGCAAGCCTAGCCGTGAATACGACACTATCCCCGACCATGAACATCCCGTCATTATTGCAGGGTTCGGGCGAGTTGGACAGATCATCGGGCGCGTACTACGTATGCATAATATCGAATTTACCGCTATTGAGCGCTCTGCCAATCGCGTTGATTTTGTGCGTAAATTTGGTAATCAAGTCTACTATGGCGATCCAAAAAACCCTGAAATCTTGCGCGCCGCTGGTATTAATAAGGCACGTATTTTTATCATTGCAGTCGATGATTTGGAGCGCTCAATCACTACCGCGCAATATTTAAATCGTAATTATCCTGATCTAATCGTTCTAGCTCGGGCGCGTGATCGTCAGCATTATTACCGTCTACGTGAAGTTGGTGTGCGTCATATCTGGCGTGAGACTTATTTGTCTTCACTCGATATGTCACGTGAGTCGCTGCAATTATTAGGTATTTCACCTGAAAAAGCCCGCGAAACTATTCAGACTTTCCGTGATTATGATGATGATCTGATTGAGCGTCAGCAAGCTATCTACGGTGATGAGGCCAGTATGATTGCCTCAGCACAATCGGCTATGGCTGAGCTTGAGAGCTTATTTGACGAGGATATTGATAAATCACGCAAGTTAGATCTCAGCGAGTTTTATGAAGCGCTAAAGGGTCAAGCCATCCCTGTTGATGACAATGACAACGCAGCAACTGATCCTAAACCTTAA
- a CDS encoding DUF2628 domain-containing protein yields the protein MLFIETDSPPPFYQEKLTPARRKQLDQWFIGHRTQSYYIKRFEEFDKQGYLSPKWHWAAFFITFPWLLYRKRYMDAIVYSVAGWSFIQLNVAIVLVTFEFAAMWVIPDAYQMLVRMGIAGVIWVFWSYMVARWTDAYYYRMARREIADAIEDHPRDEAAQKAHLKKEGGVSLFGLALGFGFFIFSLVVINVQFLPIYAKPKENAVVFDAYDSGKTAQNKVAILYEQTNRCPTQLPITTENRQVQVRMATQVDGIVASDCAVIATIQNVKFPIRYLDQQKFIFYHNMDDNSWYCTTSLNDKQAPAYCADN from the coding sequence ATGTTATTTATCGAGACTGATTCACCGCCCCCTTTTTATCAAGAAAAACTGACGCCCGCTCGGCGTAAACAGTTGGATCAATGGTTTATCGGTCATCGCACGCAAAGCTATTATATCAAGCGCTTTGAAGAGTTCGATAAACAAGGTTATTTATCACCAAAGTGGCACTGGGCGGCATTTTTTATCACCTTTCCTTGGTTGCTGTATCGTAAGCGTTATATGGACGCTATTGTTTATAGCGTCGCTGGCTGGTCATTTATTCAGCTAAATGTCGCCATCGTTTTAGTTACCTTTGAATTTGCCGCTATGTGGGTGATTCCAGATGCTTACCAGATGCTAGTACGCATGGGTATCGCTGGCGTTATTTGGGTGTTTTGGTCGTATATGGTAGCACGCTGGACGGATGCTTATTACTATCGTATGGCGCGTCGCGAAATCGCTGATGCTATTGAGGATCATCCACGTGATGAAGCGGCACAAAAGGCGCATCTCAAGAAAGAGGGTGGGGTGAGCTTATTTGGATTGGCTTTAGGGTTTGGCTTTTTTATATTTTCGCTAGTCGTTATCAATGTACAGTTCTTGCCTATCTATGCTAAACCCAAAGAGAATGCTGTCGTATTCGATGCTTATGATAGTGGCAAAACAGCGCAGAACAAAGTGGCGATACTTTATGAGCAGACGAATCGCTGTCCTACGCAGCTACCGATAACGACTGAAAATAGACAAGTGCAAGTACGCATGGCGACTCAAGTTGATGGTATCGTAGCTTCAGACTGTGCGGTTATCGCCACCATTCAAAATGTAAAGTTTCCAATACGTTATCTTGATCAGCAAAAGTTTATTTTTTATCATAACATGGATGATAATAGCTGGTACTGCACCACATCCCTCAATGATAAACAAGCGCCTGCTTACTGTGCGGATAATTAA
- the trmB gene encoding tRNA (guanosine(46)-N7)-methyltransferase TrmB, whose product MSNSSIPDNFDNSDPTNSTDLDSLNVGTLSSNVTATDNTVATQADPTAVSDKHIRIVNTFMKRRTHMNKNAEQALTDPEFAQYLVNNSFGDGDLDGITDLRVLFADTPNGSAAPLTLEIGFGLGDSLIEMAAAEPTRNFVGVEVHEPGIGKCAYMAGTQNLTNIRIINGDAIQLLKQLPENHIDRIQLYFPDPWQKKRHYKRRFVSPERMTIVTRALKSGGWFHTATDWEHYAFWMVEVLDNFVGLTNQAGTGQFTARPDFRPMTKFERRGINSGHGVWDLIYTKD is encoded by the coding sequence ATGAGTAACTCTTCTATTCCTGATAACTTTGATAACTCTGATCCCACTAACTCTACTGACCTTGATAGCCTTAATGTTGGTACTTTGAGCAGTAATGTTACGGCTACTGATAATACTGTGGCTACTCAAGCTGACCCAACTGCTGTTAGTGATAAGCATATACGTATCGTTAACACCTTTATGAAACGTCGCACCCACATGAACAAAAACGCTGAGCAAGCCTTAACGGATCCAGAGTTTGCGCAGTATTTAGTTAATAATAGCTTCGGTGATGGTGACCTTGATGGTATTACCGATTTGCGTGTATTGTTTGCTGACACCCCGAATGGTAGCGCGGCACCGCTGACATTAGAGATTGGTTTTGGGCTTGGCGATTCACTGATTGAAATGGCAGCAGCTGAGCCGACACGTAACTTTGTTGGGGTGGAAGTCCATGAGCCAGGCATTGGCAAATGCGCTTACATGGCAGGCACGCAGAACCTAACTAATATCAGAATTATTAACGGTGATGCCATCCAACTGCTCAAGCAATTACCTGAAAACCATATCGACCGTATTCAGCTATATTTTCCTGACCCTTGGCAAAAAAAGCGTCACTATAAGCGTCGTTTTGTCAGTCCTGAGCGTATGACAATAGTCACGCGCGCGCTCAAATCTGGCGGCTGGTTCCATACCGCAACCGATTGGGAGCATTATGCCTTTTGGATGGTCGAGGTATTAGATAATTTTGTAGGCTTGACCAATCAAGCAGGTACAGGTCAATTTACTGCTCGACCCGACTTTCGTCCGATGACTAAGTTTGAGCGTCGCGGTATAAACAGTGGTCATGGGGTTTGGGATCTGATTTATACTAAAGATTAA
- the recA gene encoding recombinase RecA produces the protein MDENKAKALKAALGQIEKQFGKNTIMHLGDDSAALNNVDVVSTGSLGLDIALGIGGLPKGRIVEIYGPESSGKTTMTLQAIAQCQKQGGTCAFIDAEHALDPVYARKLGINTDDLLISQPDNGEQALEITDMLVRSGAVDMIVIDSVAALTPRAEIEGEMGDSHMGLQARLMSQALRKITGNAKRSNCMVVFINQIRMKIGVMFGSPETTTGGNALKFYASVRMDIRRIGAVKNGDEIIGNQTRVKVIKNKMAPPFRQAEFEITYGEGTNHLAEVIDLGVDIGAVGKAGSWYSYGDEKIGQGKANSVIYLKENPAIAEEIEAKIRAEKLGTVNENAKSDAEEIEADVNAESEAPL, from the coding sequence ATGGACGAGAATAAAGCCAAAGCACTCAAAGCCGCACTAGGTCAGATCGAAAAGCAGTTTGGTAAAAACACTATCATGCATTTAGGTGATGATTCAGCAGCGCTTAATAATGTTGACGTGGTCTCTACAGGGTCGTTAGGCTTAGATATCGCACTAGGTATCGGCGGTCTGCCTAAAGGTCGTATTGTGGAGATTTATGGCCCTGAAAGCTCTGGTAAAACGACGATGACTTTGCAGGCTATTGCACAGTGTCAAAAACAAGGTGGTACTTGTGCCTTTATCGATGCTGAACACGCCCTCGACCCTGTCTATGCACGTAAGCTAGGTATCAATACTGATGATCTACTTATTTCGCAGCCCGATAACGGTGAGCAAGCCCTAGAGATTACTGATATGCTAGTGCGCTCAGGTGCTGTCGATATGATCGTTATTGACTCTGTGGCAGCGCTCACACCGCGTGCTGAGATCGAAGGCGAGATGGGTGATTCGCACATGGGTTTACAAGCCCGTCTGATGAGTCAAGCCCTACGTAAGATTACGGGTAATGCTAAGCGCTCTAACTGCATGGTGGTCTTTATTAACCAAATTCGTATGAAAATTGGCGTCATGTTCGGTAGTCCTGAGACCACTACTGGTGGTAATGCGCTAAAATTCTATGCTTCGGTACGGATGGATATTCGCCGTATTGGTGCAGTCAAAAACGGTGATGAAATCATTGGTAATCAGACGCGAGTCAAAGTTATCAAAAACAAGATGGCACCACCCTTTCGTCAAGCAGAATTTGAGATTACCTATGGCGAAGGTACGAATCACTTAGCAGAAGTCATCGACTTGGGCGTTGATATCGGTGCCGTAGGCAAAGCGGGCTCTTGGTATAGTTATGGCGATGAAAAAATCGGTCAAGGTAAGGCCAATTCGGTAATTTATCTAAAAGAGAATCCTGCTATTGCTGAAGAAATTGAAGCCAAAATTCGCGCTGAAAAATTAGGTACGGTTAACGAAAATGCTAAGTCAGATGCTGAAGAAATTGAGGCGGATGTAAACGCTGAATCAGAAGCACCTTTGTAA
- a CDS encoding regulatory protein RecX, whose translation MQIKTLAEILAESDTDSANAVGAKKKPRNKTYNKSQNKPSKTELFERIKSKKVKRLDKPSNDYFNTQEKTNDDTDADNGYLADSASESYQPSSHFKPQSKPKSKQGTKKKKRFHPAAAFIAESTDAPVYTPPESQSIKQMLAEVKGTVELNENSEQPDANKDISTNTNTDNIPSALKAYLRTPEQKQAELDAIKAESRLRWLAFYYLSRREHGRAELKQKLIDKEQDPDSINTLLDEFEEKGYQSDYRTTLMLIRENIRKGRGRGRIKQEFYKKKLPMPSNIDELIDMANTESEEFSEFVDDDEDSLVDGVDWLKLAVTARIKKYGDSIPTEQKEKAKQLRFLQYRGFKADVCFAALNYTLDNLDERF comes from the coding sequence ATGCAGATTAAAACCTTAGCCGAAATACTAGCCGAGTCGGACACCGACTCGGCTAATGCGGTTGGTGCAAAAAAAAAGCCCCGCAATAAAACCTACAATAAATCTCAGAACAAGCCTAGCAAAACTGAGTTATTTGAACGTATAAAATCAAAAAAGGTGAAGCGTTTAGATAAGCCTTCTAACGATTATTTTAATACTCAAGAAAAAACGAATGACGATACAGATGCTGATAATGGTTATTTAGCAGATTCAGCTTCTGAGTCATATCAACCTAGCTCTCATTTTAAACCTCAGTCTAAACCCAAATCAAAACAAGGCACTAAGAAAAAAAAGCGTTTTCATCCTGCGGCTGCTTTTATTGCTGAATCGACTGATGCTCCCGTCTATACACCTCCTGAATCGCAGAGTATCAAACAGATGCTAGCAGAGGTAAAGGGTACTGTTGAGCTTAATGAAAATAGCGAGCAACCTGATGCTAATAAAGATATCAGTACAAATACGAATACCGATAACATACCCTCTGCTCTAAAAGCTTATCTGCGCACTCCAGAGCAAAAGCAAGCTGAGCTTGACGCTATAAAGGCCGAAAGTCGTTTGCGTTGGTTGGCGTTTTATTATCTATCGAGACGCGAGCATGGTAGAGCTGAGCTCAAGCAAAAGCTTATCGACAAGGAGCAAGATCCTGATAGCATCAATACGCTGCTGGATGAATTTGAGGAAAAAGGCTATCAAAGCGACTATCGTACAACTTTGATGCTCATTCGCGAAAATATTCGTAAGGGTCGCGGTCGCGGACGTATTAAACAAGAGTTTTACAAAAAAAAGCTCCCTATGCCAAGCAACATAGACGAGCTTATTGATATGGCAAATACTGAATCTGAAGAATTTAGTGAGTTTGTTGATGATGACGAGGACAGCTTAGTCGATGGTGTTGATTGGCTAAAGCTTGCCGTCACCGCGCGCATAAAAAAATACGGTGATAGCATCCCTACTGAGCAAAAAGAGAAAGCCAAGCAGTTGCGCTTTTTGCAATATCGCGGTTTTAAGGCTGATGTTTGCTTTGCTGCGCTCAACTATACTTTAGACAATTTAGATGAGCGTTTTTAG
- a CDS encoding anion permease, whose translation MPFKPIPTVIAILAGLIIWFVIPVPAGVTPEAWHMLALFIGTIVAIIGKALPIGAIAIIAVTLVALTGVTNESPKVSIADALSSYSSPLIWLIGIAVMISRGLIKTGLGRRIAYYFISIFGKKTIGVAYSLTAAELMIAPITPSNTARGGGIIHPIMKSIAQSFHSTPEEGSQKKIGSYLAMVNYHANPITSGMFITATAPNPLVVDLVNKATGGDIQLSWTTWAVAMFIPGMLCLILMPIVIYLIYPPEVKQTPDAKIFAKDNLTEMGHVSTQEKIMLGVFALMLILWANIPALIFGEQFSVDATTTAFIGLSTLIVTGVLTWDDILKEKSAWDTIIWFGALIMMASYLNKLGLISWFSENIESMIGITGVGWVGAVAILTLVYLYIHYFFASTTAHITALFAAFYAVGLSLGAPPMLYALILAAAGNIMMTLTHYATGTAPVIFNSGYITLGEWWGVGAVMSVVNLVVWIGAGLIWWKFLGYY comes from the coding sequence ATGCCTTTTAAACCTATACCTACGGTCATTGCTATTTTAGCAGGCTTGATCATCTGGTTTGTTATTCCTGTACCTGCTGGCGTGACCCCAGAAGCTTGGCACATGTTAGCGTTATTTATAGGTACTATTGTAGCTATCATCGGCAAAGCATTACCCATTGGCGCTATTGCTATTATTGCTGTGACATTAGTAGCGCTTACAGGTGTCACTAATGAGAGTCCAAAAGTATCTATTGCTGATGCATTATCAAGCTACTCAAGTCCATTAATTTGGTTGATCGGTATTGCAGTGATGATCTCACGCGGCTTGATAAAAACAGGTCTAGGTCGTCGTATTGCATATTATTTTATTTCGATCTTTGGTAAAAAAACTATCGGTGTCGCTTATTCATTAACGGCAGCGGAGCTTATGATCGCGCCTATAACACCCTCTAATACAGCACGAGGCGGCGGGATTATTCATCCAATTATGAAGTCTATCGCTCAAAGCTTTCACTCTACGCCAGAGGAGGGTAGTCAAAAAAAGATCGGTAGCTACTTAGCTATGGTCAATTACCATGCTAATCCGATTACCTCTGGAATGTTTATCACAGCGACTGCGCCTAATCCACTAGTCGTTGATTTAGTCAATAAAGCCACTGGCGGTGATATTCAATTGTCTTGGACGACATGGGCTGTGGCAATGTTTATACCGGGTATGCTATGTCTGATATTAATGCCGATCGTTATTTATTTGATTTATCCGCCAGAGGTTAAGCAAACCCCTGATGCTAAGATTTTTGCCAAAGATAATTTAACTGAGATGGGGCATGTCAGTACGCAGGAAAAAATTATGCTCGGTGTGTTTGCTCTGATGCTTATATTATGGGCCAACATTCCTGCGCTTATCTTTGGTGAGCAATTCAGCGTTGATGCCACAACCACAGCATTTATTGGGCTATCTACTTTGATAGTGACAGGCGTATTGACTTGGGATGATATCCTTAAGGAAAAGTCGGCTTGGGATACGATTATTTGGTTTGGCGCGCTGATTATGATGGCTTCGTACTTGAATAAATTAGGGCTTATCAGCTGGTTCTCAGAGAATATCGAATCTATGATAGGGATAACAGGAGTCGGCTGGGTCGGTGCAGTGGCGATTTTAACTTTAGTTTATCTCTATATTCATTACTTTTTTGCGAGTACTACTGCTCATATCACTGCGCTATTTGCCGCCTTTTATGCCGTTGGACTAAGCTTAGGCGCGCCACCAATGTTATACGCGCTTATTCTAGCAGCAGCAGGTAATATTATGATGACCTTGACCCACTATGCAACGGGTACAGCACCTGTTATCTTTAACTCAGGTTATATTACCCTTGGCGAATGGTGGGGTGTAGGAGCGGTGATGAGTGTGGTGAACTTAGTGGTTTGGATTGGTGCGGGACTGATATGGTGGAAGTTCTTGGGCTACTATTAA
- a CDS encoding YidB family protein produces the protein MSLLGNLVAQVARSAMDPNDAQRNPVNQGVNPRRTGGLGDILGSVLGGGGQTGGYNPQQYERQQDKGFGLDDIVGGLGGMLSGNQRSGMNAGAGGLGDILGSVLGGGQKSRGGFGGKGMLVAALMPMVLSWVQRNGGLGGALSKITGMGHEQQARSWMSNSEQNENLDPNEISRLFDEQEIQQVAAHTGANDSEVRQGLAELLPEVMNQLTPNGNLDNEAEANQEIDQIMGQLSSRLGGLK, from the coding sequence ATGAGTTTACTAGGAAATTTGGTAGCACAAGTCGCTCGCAGCGCTATGGATCCCAATGATGCTCAGCGCAATCCAGTCAATCAAGGTGTGAATCCACGTCGTACAGGTGGGCTTGGTGACATATTAGGGAGTGTGCTTGGCGGTGGTGGTCAAACAGGGGGCTATAACCCGCAACAATACGAACGCCAACAGGACAAAGGTTTTGGGTTAGATGACATCGTCGGGGGATTGGGCGGTATGCTGAGTGGTAATCAACGCAGCGGTATGAACGCAGGCGCAGGTGGGCTCGGTGATATCTTAGGTAGCGTATTAGGTGGTGGGCAGAAAAGCCGAGGCGGCTTCGGTGGTAAAGGAATGCTAGTAGCAGCTTTAATGCCAATGGTGCTCAGCTGGGTACAACGCAATGGCGGTTTGGGTGGGGCTTTGTCCAAAATAACCGGTATGGGTCATGAGCAGCAAGCACGCTCTTGGATGAGTAACAGCGAGCAGAACGAGAACCTCGATCCTAATGAGATTAGTCGCTTATTTGATGAGCAAGAGATTCAGCAAGTGGCGGCTCATACGGGTGCAAATGACAGCGAGGTTCGTCAAGGACTGGCTGAGCTGTTACCTGAGGTGATGAATCAGCTCACTCCTAATGGCAACTTAGATAATGAAGCTGAGGCCAATCAAGAGATTGATCAAATTATGGGTCAGTTATCTAGTCGTTTAGGCGGCTTGAAATAA
- a CDS encoding succinate dehydrogenase assembly factor 2: MTTTHLKNQQPSQPEPTIEQRRIIYQARRGLKELDFYIDPYVKEMYLHAIPAEQLVFAEMLTYEDPDLLDYFTNQSQPEDKAVWELVNKIKTWRHSKGL, translated from the coding sequence ATGACTACAACTCACCTGAAAAATCAGCAACCAAGCCAGCCAGAGCCAACCATTGAGCAGCGGCGGATTATTTATCAAGCGCGTCGTGGTCTCAAAGAGTTAGATTTTTATATTGATCCTTATGTTAAGGAGATGTACTTACACGCGATACCAGCTGAGCAATTAGTGTTTGCCGAAATGCTGACTTATGAAGACCCAGACTTGCTTGATTATTTTACCAATCAGTCTCAGCCTGAGGACAAAGCCGTATGGGAGCTGGTCAATAAGATCAAGACATGGCGTCATAGTAAGGGTTTATAG
- the folP gene encoding dihydropteroate synthase — translation MPLFNPLPAYTVMSRQKVLDLSQPHIMGILNVTPDSFSDGAQFNGVDEALAHCQTMMEAGASIIDIGGESTRPNAQAVMTDEEIDRVVPVVEAIRSHFGNEIWLSIDTSNPSVMQSAFAAGADIWNDVRALKRDGAALMAANLDIPVMLMHMRGEPTTMNDLAHYKDVIFEVSTELNNRIEEVTALGVKRDKIIIDPGFGFAKTYEHHCILLTQLDRLKALGFPIMFGISRKRFLAEVLHRSGVATVVDTQAQERDAAGTAAGLLALQQGASIIRTHNVAMMQQSTSLWQQLATYNKDNH, via the coding sequence ATGCCCTTGTTTAACCCTTTACCTGCCTATACAGTCATGAGTCGTCAGAAGGTTTTAGACTTATCACAGCCACATATTATGGGTATCTTAAATGTGACACCAGATTCTTTTTCAGACGGTGCTCAGTTCAATGGCGTGGATGAAGCACTGGCTCATTGCCAAACGATGATGGAGGCAGGGGCTAGCATTATCGATATTGGTGGTGAATCAACTCGCCCTAATGCGCAAGCTGTGATGACTGATGAGGAAATAGATCGAGTAGTGCCTGTCGTTGAGGCTATCCGTAGCCATTTTGGCAATGAGATTTGGCTATCTATCGATACTAGTAACCCATCTGTTATGCAAAGTGCTTTTGCAGCAGGCGCAGACATCTGGAACGATGTGCGCGCGCTCAAACGTGACGGTGCAGCGCTCATGGCGGCAAACCTAGATATACCCGTTATGCTGATGCATATGCGTGGTGAGCCGACGACGATGAATGATTTGGCGCACTATAAAGATGTTATCTTTGAGGTCAGTACTGAACTGAATAATCGTATTGAAGAGGTGACGGCATTAGGGGTCAAACGTGATAAGATAATTATTGATCCAGGCTTTGGTTTTGCCAAGACTTACGAACATCATTGTATTTTATTGACTCAGCTTGATCGCTTAAAAGCGCTCGGTTTTCCTATAATGTTTGGCATTTCACGCAAGCGCTTTTTGGCAGAAGTACTACACAGAAGTGGTGTTGCAACAGTGGTCGATACGCAAGCCCAAGAGCGTGATGCTGCGGGTACTGCCGCAGGACTGCTAGCATTGCAACAAGGCGCTAGTATAATTCGCACCCATAATGTCGCTATGATGCAACAGTCAACATCATTATGGCAACAGTTGGCGACTTATAATAAAGATAACCATTGA